The Salvelinus alpinus chromosome 21, SLU_Salpinus.1, whole genome shotgun sequence genome has a segment encoding these proteins:
- the LOC139548367 gene encoding extracellular calcium-sensing receptor-like, protein MQLLWVVVMGVLGVFWAEGEEALCRILGRPEDPMLSKEGDVTIGGAFTIHTEISEPPLSFTDTPPPLTCYSMNLIDFHLAQTMIFAIEEINNSSSLLPNISIGYRIYDSCGSTLSSMRAVMALMNGQERTVGKTCSGQSAVHAIIGASDSSSTIVMSRSTGAFQIPVISHLATCACLSNRKEFPSFFRTIPSDFYQSRALAQLVKYFGWTWVGAVRSDNAYGNNGMATFVEAAGLEGVCIEYSEAILWNNPREQIARVVEVISRASSKVVVAFLSQLDMDFLLEEALAQNLTGLQWVGSESWISIDRLATRRSSAVLSGTLGFTISKSKIPGLREFLLRVGPAQDPNNTLLREFWETTFSCRFSPQQEKDGGPRQSQCSGSERLEEISNPFTDTSELRFSNNVYKAVYAVAHSIHDLLTCRHGEGQGGNRNCAHRDSIEPGQVLRYLRDVNFTMKSGERVYFDENGDPTAIYELVNWQRDQAGEIVFVTVGNYNASLPKGNQFAMNGIQIVWAGNPLKRPRSVCSDSCLPGFRQAEIKGMPVCCFSCIPCAAGEISNLTDSAKCTQCSLEYWSNGDKSRCVPKVVEFLSFDETMGILLAAISLVGACLTIVVSLIFFCFRETPIVKASNSELSFLLLFSLTLCFLCSLTFIGRPSEWSCMLRHTAFGITFALCMSCVLAKTIAVVIAFQATMPGNTVPQCSIPLQRISVFSCTLLQVVICVLWLALDPSVPVKNTAHATEKIILECDVGSAIGFWAVLGYIGLLALLCFVLAFLARKLPDNFNEAKFITFSMLIFCAVWITFIPAYVSSPGKFTVAVEIFAILASSFALLFCIFGPKCYIILLKPEKNTKKHIMGKSHAKSQ, encoded by the exons atgCAGCTGCTGTGGGTGGTAGTGATGGGGGTGTTAGGAGTCTTttgggcagagggagaggaggctctCTGTCGGATACTGGGAAGACCAGAGGACCCTATGCTGTCCAAGGAAGGAGACGTGACTATAGGAGGAGCCTTTACCATCCACACCGAAATCTCAGAGCCCCCGCTCTCCTTCACAGACACACCACCTCCTCTCACCTGCTACAG CATGAACCTCATAGATTTTCATTTAGCTCAGACCATGATCTTCGCCATCGAAGAGATCAATAACAGCAGTTCTCTGCTCCCCAACATCTCTATTGGCTACAGGATATATGATAGTTGTGGCTCGACTCTGTCCTCCATGCGTGCGGTTATGGCTCTGATGAACGGTCAGGAGAGGACGGTGGGAAAGACCTGCTCTGGCCAATCAGCAGTCCACGCCATCATCGGTGCCTCTGATTCTTCATCCACTATTGTGATGTCACGATCCACAGGAGCTTTTCAAATACCAGTG ATCAGTCACTTAGCCACCTGTGCGTGTCTGAGTAACAGAAAGGAGTTCCCCTCCTTCTTCAGAACCATCCCCAGTGACTTCTACCAGAGTAGAGCCCTGGCCCAACTGGTCAAATACTTTGGCTGGACCTGGGTGGGGGCTGTTAGAAGTGACAACGCCTACGGCAACAACGGCATGGCGACCTTCGTGGAGGCTGCCGGTCTGGAGGGTGTGTGTATAGAGTACTCTGAGGCTATCTTATGGAACAACCCCAGGGAGCAGATAGCCAGGGTGGTTGAGGTGATCAGCAGGGCCAGCTCCAAGGTTGTGGTGGCTTTTCTGTCCCAGTTGGACATGGATTTTCTGCTGGAGGAGGCACTGGCCCAGAACCTGACCGGGCTGCAGTGGGTGGGCAGTGAGTCCTGGATAAGTATTGATCGCCTGGCCACTAGGAGGAGCTCTGCTGTCCTCAGCGGCACTCTGGGATTCACCATCAGTAAGTCTAAGATCCCAGGCCTCAGAGAGTTCCTGCTCCGGGTCGGTCCAGCCCAGGATCCAAACAACACCCTGCTCAGAGAGTTCTGGGAGACCACGTTCAGTTGCAGGTTTTCCCCTCAGCAGGAGAAAGACGGTGGGCCTAGGCAGAGTCAGTGCTCTGGGTCTGAGAGACTGGAGGAAATCAGTAACCCCTTTACTGACACTTCCGAGCTGAGGTTCTCTAATAATGTGTATAAGGCAGTGTATGCTGTGGCCCACTCCATACATGACCTGCTGACCTGCAGGCACGGTGAAGGCCAAGGTGGGAATAGGAACTGTGCACACAGAGACAGCATTGAGCCAGGACAG GTGCTGAGATACCTGCGAGACGTAAACTTCACCATGAAGTCTGGGGAGAGAGTTTATTTTGATGAGAACGGAGACCCCACAGCCATCTATGAGCTGGTGAACTGGCAGAGAGACCAGGCAGGAGAGATTGTGTTTGTCACCGTGGGGAATTACAATGCTTCTCTCCCTAAAGGAAACCAGTTTGCCATGAATGGGATACAGATAGTATGGGCTGGCAATCCCTTAAAG AGGCCTCGGTCTGTGTGTAGTGACAGCTGCCTCCCAGGGTTCCGCCAAGCAGAGATCAAAGGAATGCCAGTCTGCTGTTTTTCCTGTATTCCCTGTGCTGCTGGAGAGATCAGCAACCTAACAG ATTCAGCTAAATGCACACAGTGTTCCCTGGAATACTGGTCCAACGGAGACAAGAGTCGCTGTGTCCCAAAGGTGGTGGAATTTCTCTCATTTGACGAAACCATGGGAATCCTTCTGGCTGCAATCTCATTGGTTGGAGCGTGTTTAACCATAGTGGTGTCATTGATCTTCTTTTGCTTCCGAGAGACTCCGATCGTCAAGGCCAGCAACTCTGAGCTGAGCTTCCTGCTGCTCTTCTCCTTGACTCTGTGTTTTCTTTGTTCTCTTACTTTCATTGGCCGGCCCTCTGAGTGGTCCTGTATGCTGCGCCACACAGCGTTTGGGATAACCTTTGCTCTGTGTATGTCCTGCGTCCTGGCGAAGACCATAGCGGTGGTGATAGCTTTCCAGGCCACAATGCCAGGTAATACAGTTCCCCAGTGCTCTATTCCTCTCCAGAGAATCAGTGTGTTCAGCTGTACCCTCCTACAGGTGGTTATATGTGTTCTCTGGTTAGCTCTCGACCCTTCAGTCCCAGTCAAAAACACAGCCCACGCCACTGAAAAGATCATTCTAGAGTGTGATGTGGGTTCAGCTATTGGTTTCTGGGCTGTGTTGGGGTATATAGGACTCCTGGCTCTCTTGTGCTTTGTGCTGGCTTTTCTGGCTCGAAAGCTGCCTGATAACTTCAATGAGGCCAAATTCATCACCTTCAGCATGCTCATATTCTGTGCAGTCTGGATCACCTTTATCCCAGCTTATGTCAGCTCTCCTGGGAAGTTCACTGTAGCTGTGGAGATCTTTGCTATTCTGGCCTCCAGTTTTGCTTTACTTTTCTGTATATTTGGTCCAAAGTGTTATATTATATTACTTAAACcagagaaaaatacaaaaaaacacataatGGGGAAAAGTCATGCAAAATCACAATAA
- the LOC139548362 gene encoding extracellular calcium-sensing receptor-like: MALRTDMVLWLLVVVMRGMAVPAPICSLLGQPALPLLSAEGDINIGAVFGLHRNALFKVHSFTSRPEKTPCISFNPREFQFAQTLIFALEEINNSSDLLPGLSLGYQVYDSCSSATLGIHSALALMNSPGPEDSLGDPSACSRSPAVLGIVGESSSTSTIGISSLVGPFSIPVISHFATCACLSNRKKFPSFFRTIPSDFYQSRALAKLVKHFGWNWVGVVNSNNDYGNNGMATFLEAAWHDGVCVEYQESIHRTDSREKLLEVVKVIRRATARVVVLFLTLGELIPLLNELALEGDPGLQWVGSESWITARLLADNKAYGFLSGAVGFAIRNARLDGLEGFLDKVHPSQAPENTLLREFWESVFQCSFEGGSSTLCTGTESLAKLKNQYTDVSELRISNKVYTAVYAIAHALHNLLTDLKNDTDSGNIPVYTSQQVLQYLKEVRFRVKTGEEIWFDANGDVVACYDLVNWQQDENGTLQFHAVGLYDSSMPPEQRISFNKGKLVWAGGQAEAPAGVCSESCPTGTRKAVQKGKPVCCYDCVPCAEGEISNITDSNGCYRCDLEYWSNEKRDRCVLKPVEFLSYEEMMGIVLVFFSLLGSGVTTLVAVVFSIHKDTPIVRANNSELSFLLLFSLTLCFLCSLTFIGRPSEWSCMLRHTAFGITFVLCISCVLGKTIVVLMAFSATLPASNIMKWFGPPQQRLSVLAFTLIQVLICALWLTVSPPFPYKNMKTYKEKVILECDVGSAIGFWAVLGYIGLLALLCFVLAFLARKLPDNFNEAKFITFSMLIFCAVWITFIPAYVSSPGKFTVAVEIFAILASSFGLLFCIFAPKCFIILLRPEQNTKKHMMGKTSNDIRY; encoded by the exons ATGGCACTGAGAACAGACATGGTTCTCTGgctgctggtggtggtgatgaggggTATGGCTGTTCCAGCCCCAATCTGCTCTCTGCTGGGCCAACCCGCTCTGCCTCTCCTGTCTGCCGAGGGGGACATCAACATTGGGGCAGTGTTCGGTCTACATAGGAATGCCCTCTTCAAGGTCCATTCGTTCACCTCCAGACCAGAGAAAACACCCTGTATCAG TTTCAACCCACGTGAGTTCCAGTTTGCACAGACCCTGATCTTTGCCCTGGAGGAGATCAACAACAGCAGTGATCTTCTCCCAGGTCTGTCTCTGGGTTACCAGGTCTATGACTCCTGCAGCTCTGCCACCCTGGGCATCCACTCAGCCCTGGCCCTGATGAACAGCCCTGGACCTGAGGACAGCCTGGGAGACCCCTCCGCCTGCTCCAGATCTCCAGCCGTGTTGGGCATTGTAGGGGAGTCAAGCTCCACATCCACCATCGGAATATCATCCCTGGTCGGACCATTCAGCATCCCTGTG ATCAGCCACTTTGCCACCTGTGCTTGTCTGAGTAACAGAAAAAAGTTCCCCTCCTTCTTCAGAACCATCCCCAGTGACTTCTACCAGAGCAGAGCCCTGGCAAAGCTGGTCAAACACTTTGGATGGAACTGGGTGGGAGTGGTGAACAGCAACAATGACTATGGAAACAACGGCATGGCCACATTCCTGGAGGCAGCGTGGCATGATGGGGTCTGTGTAGAGTACCAAGAGTCCATACACCGCACAGACTCCCGAGAGAAGCTCCTGGAAGTCGTCAAGGTGATCAGGAGGGCCACAGCCAGGGTGGTGGTACTGTTCTTGACCTTGGGGGAACTCATCCCCCTGCTGAATGAGTTGGCTCTGGAGGGAGACCCAGGGCTGCAGTGGGTGGGCAGCGAGTCCTGGATCACAGCCAGACTGCTGGCGGATAACAAGGCCTACGGCTTTCTGAGTGGGGCGGTGGGCTTTGCCATCAGGAATGCCAGGCTGGATGGTCTGGAGGGGTTCCTAGACAAGGTGCACCCCTCCCAGGCGCCAGAAAACACCCTGCTCAGGGAGTTCTGGGAGTCTGTGTTCCAGTGCTCCTTCGAGGGGGGCAGCAGCACGCTGTGCACAGGAACAGAGAGCTTAGCAAAGCTGAAGAACCAATACACGGACGTGTCAGAGCTGAGAATATCCAATAAAGTGTACACAGCTGTATATGCCATTGCACACGCTCTACACAACCTACTGACAGACTTAAAGAATGACACAGACAGTGGAAACATACCAGTCTACACATCACAGCAG GTGCTACAGTACCTGAAGGAGGTGAGGTTTAGAGtaaagacaggagaggagatcTGGTTCGATGCTAACGGAGATGTGGTGGCGTGCTACGACCTAGTGAACTGGCAGCAGGATGAGAATGGGACCCTGCAGTTCCATGCTGTGGGGCTGTATGATTCCTCGATGCCACCTGAACAGCGCATTAGCTTCAACAAGGGAAAACTGGTCTGGGCAGGGGGCCAGGCAGAG GCACCTGCAGGGGTGTGCAGTGAGAGCTGTCCCACAGGCACTCGTAAGGCTGTACAGAAAGGAAAGCCTGTATGCTGTTATGACTGTGTACCATGTGCGGAGGGAGAGATCAGTAATATCACAG ATTCTAACGGCTGCTATCGATGTGACTTGGAGTATTGGTCAAATGAAAAAAGGGACCGCTGTGTGTTGAAACCAGTTGAATTCCTCTCCTATGAAGAAATGATGGGCATAGTTCTGGTGTTTTTTTCCTTACTGGGGTCTGGTGTTACTACTCTGGTAGCTGTTGTGTTTTCAATTCATAAGGACACCCCCATTGTCAGGGCCAACAACTCTGAGCTGAGCTTCCTGCTGCTCTTCTCCTTGACTCTGTGTTTTCTGTGTTCTCTTACTTTCATTGGCCGGCCCTCTGAGTGGTCCTGTATGCTGCGTCACACAGCGTTTGGGATCACCTTCGTCCTCTGCATCTCTTGTGTTCTGGGGAAAACAATAGTGGTGTTGATGGCCTTCAGTGCTACACTTCCAGCCAGTAATATCATGAAATGGTTTGGTCCTCCACAGCAGAGACTCAGTGTTCTGGCTTTCACTCTCATACAGGTCCTGATCTGTGCTCTTTGGTTAACAgtctcccctcctttcccctaCAAGAACATGAAGACCTATAAGGAAAAGGTCATTCTAGAGTGTGATGTGGGTTCAGCTATTGGTTTCTGGGCTGTGTTGGGGTATATAGGACTCCTGGCTCTCTTGTGCTTTGTGCTGGCTTTTCTGGCTCGAAAGCTGCCTGATAACTTCAATGAGGCCAAATTCATCACCTTCAGCATGCTCATATTCTGTGCAGTCTGGATCACCTTTATCCCAGCTTATGTCAGCTCTCCTGGGAAGTTCACTGTAGCTGTGGAGATCTTTGCTATTCTGGCCTCCAGTTTTGGTTTACTTTTCTGCATATTTGCTCCTAAATGTTTCATTATATTGCTGAGGCCAGAGCAAAACACCAAGAAACATATGATGGGGAAGACGTCCAATGACATACGATATTAA